ATCTGGCCTTTTATTAGGTTTCCCTGCGGGGGAGAAAGATGAAACTATATTTTGTTAATtctaataatgtaaaaaaaaaatgtaaacttagTTCCCTGTTTTCTGTTCGGTTTGAGAGGTTTTATTGCGATGTATGTATAATTCTGAAGTCTTTTTGTAACAGATCTCCTTGAGGCAGCTTTCTGTTTAATAAAGCAGACTGATTTCtgtcaaaaataacaaagcaTATCTCAGTGTTTGTACCCTGAAAGATTCTCAAACATTTGTCCAGAAAGTGTGGCGGAATTTAAAAAGAACTAGATGATTATAACGAATGAATAACAATAAAGAAGAATATAAATTTAGTCCaaagttgatattttacataATGCCTTTAAAAAGCTACGTTTTCATTCCATCTGTAGATTTGTTTTCTATCTTTATAAAATGTTGGATTTATATTTTACCGAAGTGTAGGAGAATAGAGCCTGTGAATAGACCAAACTAAGCTAATGGATTGCATGTAAAACGCAACttgtacttgtgtttttgtttatattgcTCTTTTGTAGCCTTTGTACCTGTACAGAGTTGCTGGTAAGAACACGGGGGGGAAATACCTGGCTATGTGCACAAAAAATGGGACAGAATGACATTCTTGTATTTATGACTTTTCTCCTATTGTCAGTCACTTCAAAATGCTGTACATTTTAGCATAAGAATAAATTATGATTGACCATGTACTTGATTGTTCTCCTTTTAATTTGAAACCGCCCTGAGGCGTGTCAAACAGTGAGAGCGGGGAATTAACAGACAgctgttttctctgcaggaaagtaatttagaattttaaaaacaaaaaaggaaacttgGACTCCACTGCTCCGAGACTTCAAATTTCAACCTCTATAAACTTGACATGAAACGTCAAAGCATAAACAGTTAAGCCGCagtaaagtcaaaataaaaatcagacaGCAGCAACTTTATGttattatggagaaaaaaatggaatattcatatatattcatatcattCAGCATTCAAAGACCTGATACACTTTCATGCTGATTTGCCATTTGCTCAGTTTGGCTTCACACGACTCGAACCTGATCTCTGGAAGAACTTGAGTCTTTATAAGAGTTTCACTGGCAAACTTAAGACTTAACTTTTGGTCTTGGTCTCGTATCCCCAGTGACGAGACTTTAAGTTGTCTTAAAATTACTTGTGACCCAATTTGAACTCTTAAAGGTCTTCACTGGGGCTCGGTTTGAACTCACTTCCAGATCCGACTTGGGCTTTTTCACAAATAGAGAGTAGGAGAGTTACTGTGAGAGTTACTGTGATAGACCTAAAACTCGACTAGGACTTGTTTCTAATAACTTGTGACTGAACTTGAATGAATATGAGCTGTAATCTCTTTCAACTCTGGTCTGAAAATCATCTGGGCTCTGTGgagtctctctgctgcaggagctgcatgTCCAGCTCCCTCAGCTGCTTCAGGAAGCCCCAGTTGGGGATGATCCGCCTGCGCCTCTTCACGTGCTCGATGGCGTCGACCACCGTCATGCTCTCACAGATCATGAGGTACGCGAGGAAGAGGGTGGCGGACCGACTCCTTCCCATCACGCAGTGCACCAGCAGTTTATCTGCAGGAAAGGgttgttttgtcagtttcaaGGTTGTGTCACCCATAATAcaaatgtggggtttttttttccttccctttcttaTTAATGGATTTCAGCCATGCAGaaagttctgttttcattttcttgggGGTTTTTGAGGTCCATCTTTCTGCAGCCAAATTTAATTTGTGGTCTCCAGAGAAACAAAGTCTCAGATAATCCGCAGACCTTCCGCCCCCATTCCCCGTGAAAACAACAGCACTCAACTGTGCCTGTGAAAACTGTCTGCAGAGAATCCAGGGACATTTGTTCCAGTAAAAGATGAATTGATTTAGTTTATCATCGCCTGGAGCTTCACAAACCATAATCCCCTTTTTATGCCTACTTAGAAAGGAAGAGGCCAatatggtaaaataaaaaaaaaacataggcacaaacaacaaaactagACCACTTTCTGGAATCCGTTGACTACGCTCAttcttatatacagtctgtggttaaAAACCAGAACTATCGAGGACAGATACCACAAAGTCGATAATATCATTTGGATGAAATCCCCCTTTGGCTGCGTGCAGTCTCACTCTGAGGGTTGCTCAGCGTTTCTTCGATGAACCGGGCAGCCGAGGAGAAATGCTggctgaggtcaaaggtcgcgACGTCCTCTGCCTCCACGCCGTAGTAGACGACGTCCATGTCGCCGTAGTAACCGGCTCCGGTGTCCACGTTGTTCCACGTCCCCTCTGCTGCGTTCAAGATGTGCGTAATCCCCAGCCTTTTCAGATTGTACTTGTCCTTTGCGGTCTGcctggagaaaaagagggaaaaaaagacggCGTGAATATTATCTTAATcctctattgttttttttattcggTTCAAAAATGTCATACTTTTCTTACTCACTCGTCCCCGATGTACACATTAGGCCAGACCTCGTTGACATGAGTGTAAGCCACACTCCCACGGTTGAGGACTTTGTCCAGCTCGTAGCCCCCAGGCGTGACGTACTCCTCCACTGGACTGGATTCTGCCTTTGTAACGTTTAT
This Scophthalmus maximus strain ysfricsl-2021 chromosome 16, ASM2237912v1, whole genome shotgun sequence DNA region includes the following protein-coding sequences:
- the LOC118287088 gene encoding dual specificity phosphatase 29-like translates to MASHKSKTGTKINVTKAESSPVEEYVTPGGYELDKVLNRGSVAYTHVNEVWPNVYIGDEQTAKDKYNLKRLGITHILNAAEGTWNNVDTGAGYYGDMDVVYYGVEAEDVATFDLSQHFSSAARFIEETLSNPQNKLLVHCVMGRSRSATLFLAYLMICESMTVVDAIEHVKRRRRIIPNWGFLKQLRELDMQLLQQRDSTEPR